The Phragmites australis chromosome 13, lpPhrAust1.1, whole genome shotgun sequence DNA window CAACACTTACCTTCATTCACAACTAATGGTAGTGATAGagcaatgatttttttttctcactggGGCGTGGGGACCATAGTCAAATCTACACGATACAATCTTCTCAACATACTTAACTTTATAGCCTGTATAATTTTCTTAAGTAATCACACGAATCTGGTCCGTAAATAGCTCAGCTACAAAACTTACTACGCTAGAtaattttttcttgattttcggTTCATATTCAGATGTTGAAGGGCTGATACTTTTTCTCTTGATTTTGATTTCATAGTTTTCTTAAGTTGTCCCTCTTTTAAAACTTGATGAAAAAGTTAAACCGGTAGCTATCTGTTTCAAGAGAGATGTGtgccaccaaataatagcaacaTTCTCAATTTGCCATTAGAAAATTGATAATCCATTATATGCCGCtacttttatttttccttctcCTATGTGCCAGTTCCATCCAAATGGAGTTAACATAGGACAAAAAGACCGCTTTAcctctctccttccttcttcctcaCAACAATACATGCCTTGTCTTTAGCAAATCAAACAAGCCGTAATGAAAACTCCGATTTGCCACACCATTCAGTGTTACGATTGTGAACAAGTGAGCTGGCCTTTCTGTTTTCTTTCCTCAATCTGCTGAGCGAAGCAGCTGGGCTCAACGGGTTTAGAGTGCGAGTCTGTGAGAGCATGGGAGCCCCAATGTATTTGCTTGCCTAGCTTGAGAGTGTGAGCTTGATGGAGCCATCCTGATCTAGCCAACTACTGGATCTTTTTTTGGAAGATATTTGGCGTGGGTGAACCAGGAGAGGATGGAGGAGGCCTTGTCGTGGGAGTTACAACAGCCTCACCGGTTCCTCACAGCCAACTGCAGCGCCGCTCTTCGACAGATTTTTCGTGCTCATCAATTTCAGCATGGGTCCAATGAGTAAGGCGCAGCGATGACGTCAGGGGACTCTAGCTCCGCTGACTGTCCTCAATCTACCGTTCCATCTGCCGCTCCCACACGTCTAGTCATTCAAATTGCCCAATCCACACTCGCTGCCGCTTGCATCGAGCCGTCTGAGCCTGCCCTACACCCGTCGTCGCTTCCATCATGCCGTCCAAGCTCACCCCACACCCACCATTGAGCATGCCCCCACACCTATCGCTGCTTCCGTCACGTCGTCTAAGCCTGCTCCGCACCCACCGCCAAGCAAGTCCCCACAAAGCCGCCACTTCCATCACGTCGTCTAAGCCCGCCATCCCCGCACCCACCGTCAAGTGTGCTTGAGTGCGACAAGTTCTGGTTCCCCGCGCAGGTGTACAACCGCAAGGTAGTAGCAATCCACCATGTACAGGAGAACTAACACCTTCACAAAGTGCTGGTAGCGGAGATCTTTTGGATGCAATTTTTTGTGATTGTGAGTGGTTTAAACCGGTGATGATGGCTAGTCGGTCTTTTGACAGGTACCCGTGGCACGACCAGAGCTATGATGACAATGAGATGAACTACCACGGCATCTTCCATGCCGTCGGTGAGGGCTCAACAAGTCCCTTGTCTAATACCATGGCAGCACCAGTAGAGGCACCTTGACCGACTAGATGATGCACCAAAGGTGCCAGCAACAgcaaaaaaatagcaaaaacaTATGCTTCCTTCCTATATAGATTGCAAAAATAGTTGCATAGACTATACAGATGTATAGATTGCAAGCTGATAGATACATTTATGAAATTGTAGTGTGATGTACTAATGTACTGATTGCATGTTGCATAAAAAACCACGATATCTCTAAAATGGTTGAATCCAACAAAGACACAAAAATGTATATACTCCTTGTTTGTTCCAAAAGTAATGTCGAATGTAACAACATCACTAAAGTGTTCATAGTCTATGATCATTTTAGCATCAACCCACAAGATGTTTGCTATTTGTTCATCATAGTCCATTTGTAAAGCATATTAGAATGAAGGGTTATTGGCAATTTTATCTTGAAAATACCTCAACATACTTCTAGCTTCACTATATGCCATCTCACATTGACACTTGGTGCGCAAATAGTTTTTGTGATCATGACGAGTGTAGCTGAGATTAAATGATCCACCAACTTGTCAACTAGCCATCTCATGTGCAGCTTTAGGCCCAATTCCAGAGTCATCGGTTGTTTCAATTTCAAAAGCTtgtaattctaaaattttcctttGTGATACCATCAAGTGGAAGGTTTCTGGCAAGTGAAGGATGTGATTGTGATTTAGAACAAGATTAGTCACTTCATAGTTTCCCACCCCTCAATCTAGTACAAGACTCATGCATACTTCACAATTAGTCCTAGTTTAGCTCAAGGACACTTTACCAGATGATCTCTATTATCTTGTTTATGATAACCCTCATTTGCATAAATATACCTATATGATCTAACCTTACCAACAGACTTTCTTTTATTTGTGTACCTCTTTCTGGCCTCAAAACCTATGTGACCTCTATAGACTACCCAAAATTTCCAAGCCTCATCCACATTCTAAAACTTCATCCCAAATTGAGGCACCTAACTAGCTACCATCCTCTCTCTGAAAAAACATGAGCATTTTACTAGTACATCATATAACTCATGTTCATATAACAAGCATGAAAGTGGTATTGTTTATCCATTGGATCCATGGTGCTCTCCACCAATCCTAGTTTGCAGCTCGCCCTCAGAATCTGACCTTGCCACCATCTCCTCGCTCCCAGGCCTAGTTTCATGAATATAGTTATGGCACCAATTATATGTTAAGATTATATGGTACAACAAAGATTAGAATATCCATACCCCCTTTGCAGCCATTGGAGGTGCCCCTATCGTCACACCCAGCACATCCATTCGAAATTGCTCAATTCCCTAACCTCCTTCGTGTGGTTCCTACACCGATTAGTACCCCGCGTGGAGATTTGTCAAAGCGTGGGCTGGAGGGAGGGGTCGTACCCCTATGAAGCATCAATGCATCCCTTCTCGGGATGGCTCGACGCAACGTGGTCCAGTTAGCTGCCTAGACTGAAGCGGGCAGGGGGCGGCGATAGGAAACTGGAGATGCTCATGTAGGTGCAACCGTGTGTCACCTACGTGTTGTTACACCATATCATTTTCTAGCTGGGAGGGTACACAGGCAGCGGTCTGGAAACCTTTCACCTTGCTTCAATCGGGATGGCTGGTCGAGCTGGGTGGGTTTGCAAGCAACAGTCTAGGAATTGTTTGTAGGAGGGGCCAATCGCGAGGATCCTGATCGTGTGCGCGATGATTATTTTCCCATGAAACTGATGTATCACGTGCTGAGGCCGAGGCGAGGCGAGTTAGGCAACTGTCAGATGAAGTGTTCAGGTGCGGACAACGATAGTGCATCCAGGCCCATGCGTGCCACGGTGGATTAGCAGGATGGCCATGTGGGCTCAACATGTGAAGATGGCGGTGCCAGCCCATGTGGCATGATGCACCTTCATCGGCGGACAACACCTGGGTAGTCGGGTGGGAGCATAGAGGAAGGGGAACAAAGAAGCAAAGGGTAATTAGGTCATTAAAAATTCTAACAACAAATTGAAGGCTAACGGAGATGAAAAAAGTGGCAcgtaggaaaaaaaaataaaatcagtgGCATAGGAGGGACCATCAATTTTTTTAGTGGTAAATCAAGAATTTCGCAATTATTGGATGGCACACTAGGAATTCTCTCTTATTTCAAATAGTTGATATTTTGTACCAAttacataattaattaatacatTTAATGACAAATCTAAAAAAGTGTTTGTTAGAAGCGTTTGCACCTGCAATGTCAACAAAACTTCAATGATATTGCCCAAACAATCCAGTCGCACAATATTACCAATGTTTTTCATATTCTTCTGCATGTGCATTGTAGACAATGATCCACTTACCAATATTAGAAGTGCGTAGTCAAACCCTTTTTCCATCATTGTATACATGAAACGAACTTAGATTGGAAATGTGAAATTAAAAGGAAATATTTACCACAGATCAATAGTTATATATGATTACTTTTACCTGTTCAAACAGCAGACCCAAGACACATGCAATTTGTTGTATATACGAATGGGCCATGTGCTCCTCAGGCCCCACTTTACTCTGATATATAGGCTGCACAAGCCCACTCCCCACCCCACAAACACACACTTTTTATAATTATATAGACAATGGAAAATATGCTATCGCTTTTAGAGTTAATTtacatttttagatttttttaaaaattctatGCTTTTAGAGGCTTCGTTATCACATAATCAACTACATATATTTATGATAACTTTGAGTGATTTAGGTGTGCGACCGCCCACAAATCAATAGTTACAAGAGCAAAAAAGTTCATTTTCTCCCCAAAGGGAAATATTAACCACAAATCAATTCTCAATTCAGGGAATCACTTATATGCAAGAATATAAGAACTACAGTCAAAACAGGCAAGCATATCCAACACAAATAGTTGTTTCAAATAAGCAGTACTCCCTCTATTCCAAAATATAAGGTGTGGTTTGACTTGTTGCGGTTCAAGATCACACTTTGATagttaatttctcttatattATAATGCTCATCACGATAAAATCATGATAGTAGTAAAGTACTTTCAAATATGTATCTAACGGTACCAAATTTAGATAATAAAATCTACAGAATATTAGCCTGATAGTTGGTTAAAAATGAAgaagtttgaattttgaaatacATGCGCGCcttataaaaagaaatagagagagTAATACTTTGATTCAATCGATAAATTGCCTACAATCATAATTATGCAGCTGTTTCGTAACCAAATTCCCGGCACGCAAACATCTTTATAAAAGAAGTAACACGCCTGTATGCAGCCATGCTTCATTCTTCTTGTTTCCCATAGATGGTAACTCAATTGCTTCGAGATTTGAACTTTTATAGGGTATGCAAATGAGGGAAGAGAATTGTCAAGCATTTGATTTTTTGCCGTCAATTGGCCAATTATTCGCTATCATTAATATACGAGACCATTTAAATCACTGACATGTAAAACCATGTGAGTTACTGATAGCACACCCTGCCGCACTTGGGCCACCGGCCTTTGTGTGCTGCTGCGTGTAACACTTAGGCCCATTCCTTCCCTTCCATTCCCTGTTCCATCCGATAAAATCTCGGCGCTGCCGGCGGAGACGCACCGACCGACGGCGGCTGAGGCCCCAACCGCACCCGCACCCGCACCCGCACCCGCACGCGACGGGATGATGGCCGCGGCGAGAATGGTGTTCGCCTCCTGCGTCCGCCTCCTCCCTTCCTCGCCGTCGCCCCTCATCCTCGCGAGgacccgcgccggcgccggctcgTTCTTGGCGCTGCCGCCGTCGGCGTCGCCGGCCGCAGGATCCTACCGTAACCTCGCGCTCTtctgctcatcctcctcctcgccgtcttCGGACGCTGCCGTAGCGCCGCTGCCTCCGCATGCGGTGGAGAAGGGGGCGGCGACTCCGGCGCTGGGCGAGGACGAGAAGGCGGAGCCGACCGTGGAGGAACTGGCGGGGCTGCTGGACATCCGGGTGGGGCGGGTGGTGAAGGCGTGGAGGCACCCGGAGGCGGACACGCTGTacgtggaggaggtggacgtCGGCGAGGAGCAGCCGCGCACCATCTGCAGCGGACTCGTCAACTACCTTCCCCTCGAGCAACTCCAGGTACAGTGCTACCGTATGCGCCCGTGGTTGCAAGCCATCCCTTCCAGTTTCTCATTATTTTGGTGGGGAGATGTACAGCTACAACCTCGTTGATTGTTGTGCTGCAAAGAAGACATTAGAGAGCAGGACAGGAAAAACTTAGCCCAAAGATCCTGATGGTTCACTCTAGATTTGAACACGATTATGGTCCATTCACACTGGTTCTGGACCTCTATGTCTAACATTTGGGGAATTTGGAGACCATATTAACTTGCTGCCACAAGTAGAGCATATGGAGTTGTTCAGGTTATATCCGTGTTATGAGATTACTTAAAATTGTCTTGTTTCATGGTACTGATGGTGATAACTACAACATATGATCCGTGCAGGACAGCAACGTGATTGTTCTTGCCAACCTCAAACCGAGGAACATGCGTGGCATTAAGTCAAATGGCATGCTCATGGCTGCTTCTGATGCTTCTCACGAGAATGTCGAGCTGCTCACACCGCCGGAAGGTTCTGTTCCTGGTGAAAGGGTATGGTTTGGCTCAGAAGACGAAAAGGATCATCAATCAGAACCTGCATCTCCAAATCAGGTATCACTT harbors:
- the LOC133889175 gene encoding uncharacterized protein LOC133889175, giving the protein MMAAARMVFASCVRLLPSSPSPLILARTRAGAGSFLALPPSASPAAGSYRNLALFCSSSSSPSSDAAVAPLPPHAVEKGAATPALGEDEKAEPTVEELAGLLDIRVGRVVKAWRHPEADTLYVEEVDVGEEQPRTICSGLVNYLPLEQLQDSNVIVLANLKPRNMRGIKSNGMLMAASDASHENVELLTPPEGSVPGERVWFGSEDEKDHQSEPASPNQVQKKKIWESVQPHLRTTENCVAVLGEHPMRTSAGTVLCKSLQGARVS